Genomic window (Ananas comosus cultivar F153 linkage group 1, ASM154086v1, whole genome shotgun sequence):
CGAAATGGTCTATAGATGAGGGGGCTCTTGAAACATTTTTACCCATCTCACAGAAAACAAATAGCAGAATTCAAAAGCTTCAGAATATACCACTGCTATAAAGAATCAAAACCACATCCATTTCTCTTTACTAACACAACCACTTCCATTGCACAAAGCAGCAGCCGGCAATAGATAAACTCAGACAGCCAAGATTTAAACCACTCAGAAATTCAAGATTTGGAAACACAAGATTAGATTTCACGGCTTAAAAACCAAATAACAGCAAGTCAAGGTTCCAACATTCTACAAGCTTTTTTTTGCAACTCCACACAGCGtagaaacagaaaaagaaacagaaactTCAGGGAGGAAAAAAGGGAGAAAGTAACACTAGAAGAAAGGATCCGCGGACTATACAAAATTATAGCATCACCTAATGCTAAGCACGCAAGGCCATGAACAAGCTCTGCTTCCTTGCATGCTCCGGAATAAGTCGGTGAAGAACATCCGGAGGAATGCCGACCACCTCTGCAAAGACCGTTAAAAAGAAATCCAGCAAATAAACATATACGCAGTAAGGGGCCCTTCAGACAAACTGATGGCTGCTTCAACAATGTATGTGCTGATAATGAGATATTACTCATGCCCAAAATAAGCTTCTTACCTTGAGATCGGAAGTTGAAAAGCGGAGGGAGAGGGCGACCATTAGGTAACCGAGTATTGGGGTCTCTCAGCTCATCAAAGAAAGGATGCATGCAGGCTTCCAACTGTCCGAATTCCTCATAGttagaaattaagaaaataaagatCACAGAAATGCTACGGAAATGAGTATGTAAATCTTGTGCAACTCACGGCAGTGCAGCGAAGATTTGGCGAATACTGAAGAAACCTGCTGACAAGGTCCACTGCTTCTGGAGGCAGCCGCTTTTGAAAAACCTGAAGGAGAAAAGCATTATAAGAAACTACTGTAGAAATTTCATTGGCTTTTGTTATAGGGCAATGCCCACTGGTTTAGTTCTCTCCCCTTCACTCACTCACTTTTAATTCTTCCTAGTTTCTCGAGTGTTTTCGTAAAAAAGTCAGTCTCTCTTGACACGAAGTGAAATCTTCTCTAACACTTTCATTCTTTTTCATTTGAAAGAAATAGGAAAAGAAGGTGCAGAAAATATGAACTGGCTCAGAAGATGAGAAAGTACAATACTACAATATGATTTATCTCATGAGTTGTCGCTTTAAGTTGTTCTGACAATGCAAGTAATAAGCAGATAGGAGCTAAGTCATTGTGGCTACACCACTGCTCTAGATTATTTGGTCACTGGCGCCTGTGAAGGAACATTCATTAGAAACGCAAAAATTGTCTTGGAATTACCTTATGCCATGGATGAGCCTTTATTTGGGGGAACTTGAACTCATTGTAATTTGGATTCATACACTTTATCTCTTCCCTCGTGGGTGTACCCAGAACCTTTGAGTgaattaaaaatacataattgtAATCAGAATAATTTGCAGactgaaaatatttaaaacagtttaattttaaagtcaTCACCTTAATGATCTCAACCAGCTGATCGACTCCACTTTCTCCAGGAAATAAGGGCTATAATACAAGAACACAcatccaaataaaatttatgaattgTCAATCAAGagaccaaataaaaaaatgaatcgAAACATGAGTGCtataacttaattaaatattttctaaataaaaatgaaagaacCTGCCCAAGGAGCAACTCTGCCATCACGCAGCCTGTAGACCACATATCAATTGCAGTTGTATACTCAGTTGCGCCAAATATAAGCTCAGGTGCACGATAATATCTTGAGCATATGTAAGAGATATTAGGTTCTCCTTTCACCTATATCATTGCACAAAATTAACACTAGTAGCAAGCCAATTGTTCAAACAAGAAGTAAAACAGAAATTACCAGAACTTTCGCACTGCCAAAGTCGCACAGTTTGAGCTGGTGTGTATGTGGATTCACCTGGAATTGGAAGTTTAACAtgtggaaaaaagaaaattttgaatctgAATGAAGTGTCTATAGCCTAGAAGATAGTTATTAGTTATTAACCAGCTTTAGCACAACTCATACAATGTACAATCAGAAGGCAAAACTATCaggatacaaaattaaaaaaaaatgcacgcGCTCACGCATGCATCGTTACAGAAAGGAATTCTCTTTAACCGGCATGAACGTGCATGCAGGATGGATGCAAGCAGATAGAACTTGAAGGATACAGATGAAGTGCAAATTAATGGTGTGACTGACAAATAAAACTATATAGAaagaaaattggaaaaaaaaccTTACTAGTAAGTTTTGTGGTTTGATGTCACGATGACAGATGCCCACACTGTTATGTATATAAGCAAGTGCCCTGCAAATCTGCAACCAAAACAGCTGCATTATAGGAATAGTCCAACAATTTAATACAAAAGACTTTCGACATCTCCATTTAATTGCAAGGCAAGTATGCTAATTGTGTTTTCTTTCTGAAATGAAATGTTACTTCAACTGCCAGCATTAGCCAAATAACCAAGAAGAAAAATCTCAGAAACTTGATCAGGtgtatgtttaaaatttaaactagtcATTGCATGGTAAGATATTaatcaaactaaaaaatattaatcgCAAACATCTAAGATCTTTAAGCTTAGCGCGTAACATgcataaaaaaatgattatataGCAATTTGGAAAcataatagataaaaaaattttactttattaaacAGAGAACAACCTTTACTTTGGTTTCAGCAGAACCATATTAGTTATTCCTTTAGTCTTTTTTACTTTCTCCTATCTGAAGTTGTTTCTGACGTTTGCTGCAAAATTTCcacttttcaaaatatttattttgtatgtttCACTTCTTGTTTTAATCCACATGCTACTCATCTACGAAAGGGCAGTAAAGCTGGTTTCATAACTGCCATACGGAATAAACAGTATGACATGTTCAGTGGAACCATTAGGAGACATACAATTGCAGTTGAGTGAAAAGTGGTACAAGTAGAAACTTTAAAAGTCTGTTAGAAATTAAAGTATGAGCAAGGGCAAACCTGATAGGTATAGAGTTTCACATATATAAGGGGCATACGTTGGTTCATCCTGTTGTACTGTCTTGCCATTCGACTGACAGTCTCAGGGACAAACTCGAGTACAAGATTCAGATATAGCTCTTCCCTTTCCGTGGTTGAAAAGAAATAGTGCTTGAGAGCAACAATATTAGGATGGTCCAGCATGTGCATAATCTGCAGCTCCCTGTTCTTATAACGCTTATCTTGAAGGACTTTCTTAATGGCAACAATTTCTCCAGTCTCTCTACATTTTGCCTgtaaaaagagaggaaaaactGATTACTGGGTTTTCACCTTCTGGATCCAAGGACAATCACTAGCGAAGTTTACATAAATAGCCCTATAGTATTATTACATACATGTCCTTGCaatgtctcaattttcatacATGTCCTTAAGAACTTGGGCCCTGTTGATTTTAGTGCTATTTCAGTAGCAGTACCGGGAGAAGCACTATCTACAGAACCCCCCAACAGCTTCTTGCTGTAGCTAAAAGTAGAAGTACAAGCTAGGCCAAAAAGGCATAGTTT
Coding sequences:
- the LOC109717119 gene encoding shaggy-related protein kinase kappa-like → MAYASLRQGGVGSSREANSLKGSSSSIESLGREILEMRLKDAKRELDEDRDTEPDIIDGSGNEPGHVIATTIHGRNGLPKQRVTYIAEHVVGTGSFGVVFQAKCRETGEIVAIKKVLQDKRYKNRELQIMHMLDHPNIVALKHYFFSTTEREELYLNLVLEFVPETVSRMARQYNRMNQRMPLIYVKLYTYQICRALAYIHNSVGICHRDIKPQNLLVNPHTHQLKLCDFGSAKVLVKGEPNISYICSRYYRAPELIFGATEYTTAIDMWSTGCVMAELLLGQPLFPGESGVDQLVEIIKVLGTPTREEIKCMNPNYNEFKFPQIKAHPWHKVFQKRLPPEAVDLVSRFLQYSPNLRCTALEACMHPFFDELRDPNTRLPNGRPLPPLFNFRSQEVVGIPPDVLHRLIPEHARKQSLFMALRA